ATGGCTAGCCTGCCAGCGAAACCCACCACCATCGGGACTCCAGAGAATTCCGGCCGACGCACCGCAAGCGTCGCACAGCTCGGGCAATCGCTGGGCGATCGACGTCAGCGGGTCGTCGGGATGGACCGGTGCCGCAACGATCGCCGACAGTAGTCGCGACAAGTCGGTTCGGGGATCGGAATGAGTGGTCGTGTCGGCGGACATCGGTCTTGCAAGGCATCGGTTAAGTGGTGCGTCTGCGGGCAAGTTCGCGCGGAGATGGCGTTTACGAAGCGGCGTATTGGGCGGCGAGCAGCGGTTGAGAAACGATCGCATCGGCGATGGAAATCGTGCCTCTCCCCCGGCTGGACGCGGTGGGACGCTAGCAACAGTCTAATTTGACCGCACCCGTTGTGCAGGTTTCGGATGTCGATGTGTTTCAAGATAGGTGGTTTGTGTCGAATGTGCCACCTTTTGGCAGGCGTTGGGCGCATCCGCTGCCAGAGGAGGGAATCGGTCGATTTCGATTGGCTGTCGAGGATCGGTGCGACCGATCTAATCGTTATATTCGGCGCAGGCTGCCCGATGGTTATGCTTTCCGCACATTTGACGAGGCGATGGACTCACCCCGCCCACCAATTCGAATCGCTAGCATTTCGCTGTGTTGCGTCTTGGTTGTCTGCTGCGCTGCGGTCTGGGGTGACGATCTGGGGATCGACGAGCCGCTGATCACACCTCGCAGCCTGTATCGCAACAATCCATCGCGCTCCGTCGACAAAGGAGCGCCGCGGCCGAGAGACCACCGATTCACTGTCGAATCGGGATTGGTGAAGGTGCCTCGAGGAAACGCCGCGGCGGTGAGCGAGCCGAGGGGCGCGGAGCCCTTGCCGTCGGTAGCGCCAAAGCAGCTGGCTCGCCCGAGTGAATCTTCCGCCGCGATGCGCGTTGAATCGGCCCCGCCGGTCGTTCGCGAACCGCAGGGATCGCATCGGGAAGTCGCGCAGCCGGCAGAGCCAGCCCCTGCGTTGCCGTCGATGGGAGAACGGTCGCCAAGCCGCGGGTTGCACGAATCGCCGGAATCATCGATTGGGCGGGTCGAGGCATTGCCGCAGATCTCGACGTTGTATTTTCCCGTGCGGCAGCGCCGGGTCGCTGCCGCAGCGTTGCCTGTTTCGGTTGAGGACCAGGCTGGCGAATCGCCAGCGGCGCGTTCGGTGCCTCGATCGCTATCGTTGGATCCGACGTTGCAGTTGAGTGCTCCAGCGCTTGAGCCCGCGGCGCCGATTCCGTTGGCAAAAGATCCGGTGCTAGTCGATCCGAACTTCGACGCTCAGCGGTTCTCGATCACTCAGATTATCGAAAGTGCCAAATCGACATCGATCTTGACCGACCGACCGGCGGTGATGTTGTCGGTCAACGATCTATTGGCGAGGACGTTGTTCCATTCGAAGACCGTCAAGATCTTGCGGATTCAACCGGTGGAAGACCGACAGGTGGTCGATCAGGAATTTGGTCAGTTCGATTGGGCCGCGTTTTTTGAGAATCGGTTGTTGCACAACAACACGCCTGTAAACCAATTGAATCAAGCGGGTGCCGGTCAGTTGCTTGTTCAAGGGGATGATCTGCAATTCCAAACCGGAATGCGAAAGCAGACGACGACCGGTGGGCAGTTCGAAGTCCGCGAATCGATCCGGTTTTTGGATGACAATTCGGGGCGATTGCAACCGTCGGACCAAGCGATCTCGGCGCTGAGTCTTGTCTATTCGCAGGAGCTGTTGCGCGACGGGGGACGCGATGTGGTGTTGAGTCAAGCGTTGGTTGCCAGTTACCAGGCCGATCAATCGCAGGCGGAGTCGGTGGCGTTGATCAGCAGCCGATTGCAGGAGGTGTTGAACCAGTACTGGACGCTGTTCGAAAACCGCGGCAACTATTTTGTGCAACTGGCTCTGACCCGCTGGGCTCACGAGACGCTGATGCAGCTGGAATCGCGGCGTCGGATCGACGCTCAGGAGAATTCGATCGAGCAGGCGCGAGCACTGTTGCTGGAAGCCAAGGCGGATCTGGTCGACGCGGAGGTGCAGGTCCGGATCGCTCAGGATAAGTTGTTCCGGTTGGTCAACGATCCGGCGTTGGATCCCGAGCACGTGGAGATCATCACGACACATCCGCCGCTGATTGGAAGCGTCTTGTTTGAGCCACGCAGCGAGCTGTCGGCGGCGCTACAGAACCGCGGCGAGATCTACGAACGGATCGCGGCGATCAGCGAGGCGGCGGTGCAACATCATGTGTCGTTGAACCAATTGTTGCCGCGATTGACGGTTTCGTTGGAATCATCGCTGAACGGGATCGAGGGGCAGCGGAATATGTTTGCTGCCAAAGCGAACAGTGTCGATACGTCGCCGACGATCGAAGCGAACTTCAACTTGGAGTTCTTTCTGAGCAATCGCGCCGCTCGAGCGACAAACCGGCAGACTCAGTTAGCGCTGCGTCGGTTGCAGCTGGAATACGAAGACACGATCGAACAGGTGCGGCTGGATGTTTCCGAATCGATCCGCACATTAAACGCATCGGCCGACGTGTTGGATCTGCGCAGCCGAACGTTGCAGGCGCGGCGAACCGAGTTGGACTATTTGAGGTTGCGTCGGGATGTGATCCCGCAGGCCGACGCCTCGGTGAGCCTGTTGATGGAGCAGTTTTTCCAGGCGTTGTCCCGATTGGTCGCATCGCAGCAGGGCTATTTGCTGGCGGTCGGCAATCAGCAGCGGGCACTCGCCGATCTGCAGCGGGCCAAGGGGATGTTGATCCACAGCAGCGATGTGCCCGGTGACGCGTTTGTCCCGGTCCCCACGATCCCACAGGCACTGAAGAAGCAGTTGCGAGGCAAGGGGGAATTGCGGTCGGATATCGACCGGTCCGTGATCCAGCCGGGCGTCCAGCGACGTTGGCAGCACCAAGCGACGCTGCAGTCGCCGACGGTGCTGGGGCGATAGGACGCCATCGATCGGTTTACGACGGGAGAGAAGGTGCGACCGTCTGCTAACGACAAAACTTCGCCCCGTCGGGGAGAGACGTCCCGATGGAGCGAAGTTCGTCGCGACAGCCGTCTGCAGGTCACGCAAATGAGCCTGCGTTTCCGTTGTGCCTTTTAATGGCTAATCGACAGCAGTTTTTGCGCTGTGGAACTGAGTCCCGACATCAACACCGACTGCTCTTCGACAGCCGCCGCGGCGGTGGTCGTGTTGGTGCTAACTTCGGAGACGCCATCGGCGATTCCCTTGATCGAAAGGACGACCTGTTCGATGTTCGATTGAATGTCGGCGACGTTGGTCTCGATGCTGTTGGTCGCTTTGGCTGTTTGCGTCGCCAATTGCTTCACTTCGGTCGCGACGACTGCAAATCCACGACCTGCCTCGCCCGCACGCGCCGCTTCGATCGTGGCGTTCAGCGCCAGCAAGTTGGTTTGCTCGGCAAGGTCTTGGATCACTCCGACAACTTTGCCAATCGATTTGCTGTTGGAGTTTAGTTCCTCGACACACTGGGTTGCGGCGTTAGCATCGACTGTCGCGGTCTGAGCCAGGCTGGCGGTTTGCGCGATATTTTGCGAGATCTCGTCGATCGCTTGGGCCATCTCGGTGACGCTGGCCGCGATTGAAGAGCCCACTTCGCTGGCTTGCCGTTTCGTTTCCATCTGGTGCGAGATATCGGTCGCGTATTTCACGACCTTTTCGACTTTCCCCTTCGCGTCAAAGACCGGGTTGTAGGTGGCTTGCAACCAGATTTCCCGGTTCCCTTTGGCGAAGCGTTTGTATTCGTCTTGTTGGAATTGACCACGCGCCAAGGCGTTCCAGAAGGCGACGTAGTCGCTGCTGTTAGCCCACTCGGGATCGCAGAACATGCGGTGGTGGTGTCCGCGAATTTCATCCACCGAATAACCCATCGCCTCGCAGAATTTTTGATTTGCGGTGAGGATCGTGCCGTCGGGACGGAAGTCGATACAAGCCTGAGTCTTGTTCACCGCATCGATCGCTGCCAATTTCTTGGCGCTGATATCGACCGCAAATTTGACAACTTTGTAGACCTTGCCGTCTGGATCGCGCACTGGATTGTAGGTGGCTTGAATCCAGATCTCTTTGTTGTTTTTGCCAAATCGTTGGTATTCCGAAGATTGGAATTCCCCGTTGGCAAGCGCGTTCCAGAAGCTCGTGTATTCGGGCGATTGCGCGTAATGGGGGTCGACAAAGATGCGGTGATGTTGGCCGCGGATTTCCTCGAGCGAATAGCCGAGACAGCTCAAGAAATTTTGGTTGGCTGTAAGAACTTTGCCCGTCAGGTCGAACTCGATGATCGCTTGGGAGCAGTTGAGGGCGTTGAAAATTTGTGAGTGGTTTGATGATTCGCTGTCTAAGGCCTCCGTTGCCTGGTCGAGCACTGCGACACTAATATCATTGGCTTCGTGTGCTGCGAAGATTTTATTGTTCCACATTTTAATTCGCCCCTTGCGTCGATTTGGCTGGTCACAGTCGTGAACATGTTGCCGCGGATAAAACACTTTGATATCGAAGCCTAGGTTAGCTCGGTGATGTGTCAAGCTATAAGGGGGGATAAACCTTTGTTTCGATCGATCGATCGCCGATCGATTGTGCCTGTCTCGAATGGGGCAGACCGAGCGGCCGCAGATCGATTAGGGGAACTGGATTCGCGTCCAGAAGAACCGTTGGCGATCGGCTCGGGTGCGGACATCTTCCAGCATCACGCGCAGGTCGCCGTCGTAGGCGAGCCGAGTCGATTTGGAGCGCCACGAGACGCGGATCGGTTGGTCGAGCTTGACTCCCATTTCTGGGGAGAGCAAGATGCTGCAAGAATCAGCCGGGATGCTGGTGATCTGTACATCGCCGTTGGCCGTGATCTGGGCCTTGATGTCGCCGGGGCGCAGCCGGTCGGCGTGTTCCCAAAGAAATGGGCTGATGCTGATCGATGGTTTGAGGTCGTTCAGTTCCAGCCACCAAAAAAATTGATCGCCCGCCCGCATCGTCGAGACTTCGATCCGTTCGGGAATCGGTTGACGGCGGTGGCTGCGGAGCTGCATCCATTTCAGGATGTCATCGATCTCCTCGTGGAAATCCTCTTCGCCACGGCCGCGATAGCTGACCAACATGGTGTCGTATTGAGGCCGCAGGTAGCGTTGCAAGACCGCTCCGTTGCGGATCATCGGAGCTGGGTAGCCGGCCAGTTCGCCGAGCACGAAATACTGTGGAAAGTATTTGCCGTTGTCGGAGTAGTGTCGGATGTGTTTGTCGGCGTCGGCGGAGATTGTCACGAGCCCCGCCCACAGATCGGGATGCGACAGCGAGATATCCCAGGCGGCCGATCCACCGGAGCTGTGTCCGGCAAGGAAGACGCGATCGGGGTCGATCGACGTCCGTCGCAACGCGTCGCGAAGAGAGCTCAACACGCGGTAGTGTTCGCGGGGCGTGAAGCGATATCCGGTGAGGTCTTCGTTTTGCCATTGAGGAGCGATCACAACAAATCCATGTCGCGACGCGGGGCCCAGCCGTTGATTTAATTCCGCGTTGTAGGTCCCCGTCCACCATGCGATCTGTTGGTCCAGGCTGCGGCCCGGTTGGTGCAAGGTGACGATGCAAGGGTAGCTGCGGAGCGGATCGTATTCGGGAGGCAGTTGAATTAGGTATTCGTGGGCAGCGACCTCGCCTCTACCTGGCATCGCGATGCGATATAGACCGGGTGTCTCCGGATCGGCCGACTCTTCGGGCAGCGACAGCGGCGGACGCGTGGTGCGAATGATTCGCGAAACGTTTTCGGGGGTCGCTCCTTCCTGGTTGGCCAGTTCGGCCAGGATCTGTTCGCGCCGCGCCGGATCGCTGCTGGCCAGATACTCATCGACAAGCTCCCGGACTCGGATCAACGATCGGGCGACCGCGAGGTTTTGTTCGCCTGTTCCCGACCCCAGCAGCCAGCCGCCGATCGCCAGGGCGATTCGGTTCTCGAGGGTGATGTTTTGGACTTCGCCAAGCCGTTGGTAATCGCTCAACCGGGCCATTGTTTGCGGCTTCAGATCGCGTCGGATCTCTTCCAGTAAAGGCAATATCGGTTGGGCCGTTTCGGGGGCGAGTTGTTCGACCTGTTTAGTCAGCCGGTCGACTAGATTGCTCGCTAATTGATCGTCCTCGCGAAACTTGCGGAGTGCATCTTGGACCTTGATTCGGGTTTCGATGGCAACGTCGTCGATCGGAAAGCTGTGCAGCATTTGCTTGGCAAACTGAGGCTGGCCGGCATCGCGCCGGAGGATCGCTTCGTCGAAGATCTGGCTCGCTTCCTGTTGGATCAGCGTCCGCAGTTGCCGCTTCAGCCCCTTGGCTTCGGGGAAGTCTTTGATCGCTTGTTTCAATGTTTCCCGAGCGGCGGCGTAGCGGCCCGCTTCGATGTAAAAGCGGAACAGCTGCAGGCGGCCATCGAGTTCGGACTGGTCGATCCAGTTGGAGAGGATCGTATTGAGTTGATTTGACGGGAAGGCGGAAGTGGCGATCCGCATGTCCCAGACGTAC
Above is a genomic segment from Rosistilla ulvae containing:
- a CDS encoding alpha/beta fold hydrolase, whose product is MLATRTRTILLFALLPLGAIDAAERIIQLRNGLQLQGSVVELASIDQNAFQAAAEGGVEAKPIWMIDDGLRRIYLNQRAMVVPPTIIAPADTGQPILLDQRTPVAGGRVVSAVGSIFGISPFDPYGRRTFSMQGPKGPLTIHQGITELNSRYVKVEGLLSTRSYVWDMRIATSAFPSNQLNTILSNWIDQSELDGRLQLFRFYIEAGRYAAARETLKQAIKDFPEAKGLKRQLRTLIQQEASQIFDEAILRRDAGQPQFAKQMLHSFPIDDVAIETRIKVQDALRKFREDDQLASNLVDRLTKQVEQLAPETAQPILPLLEEIRRDLKPQTMARLSDYQRLGEVQNITLENRIALAIGGWLLGSGTGEQNLAVARSLIRVRELVDEYLASSDPARREQILAELANQEGATPENVSRIIRTTRPPLSLPEESADPETPGLYRIAMPGRGEVAAHEYLIQLPPEYDPLRSYPCIVTLHQPGRSLDQQIAWWTGTYNAELNQRLGPASRHGFVVIAPQWQNEDLTGYRFTPREHYRVLSSLRDALRRTSIDPDRVFLAGHSSGGSAAWDISLSHPDLWAGLVTISADADKHIRHYSDNGKYFPQYFVLGELAGYPAPMIRNGAVLQRYLRPQYDTMLVSYRGRGEEDFHEEIDDILKWMQLRSHRRQPIPERIEVSTMRAGDQFFWWLELNDLKPSISISPFLWEHADRLRPGDIKAQITANGDVQITSIPADSCSILLSPEMGVKLDQPIRVSWRSKSTRLAYDGDLRVMLEDVRTRADRQRFFWTRIQFP
- a CDS encoding methyl-accepting chemotaxis protein, translating into MWNNKIFAAHEANDISVAVLDQATEALDSESSNHSQIFNALNCSQAIIEFDLTGKVLTANQNFLSCLGYSLEEIRGQHHRIFVDPHYAQSPEYTSFWNALANGEFQSSEYQRFGKNNKEIWIQATYNPVRDPDGKVYKVVKFAVDISAKKLAAIDAVNKTQACIDFRPDGTILTANQKFCEAMGYSVDEIRGHHHRMFCDPEWANSSDYVAFWNALARGQFQQDEYKRFAKGNREIWLQATYNPVFDAKGKVEKVVKYATDISHQMETKRQASEVGSSIAASVTEMAQAIDEISQNIAQTASLAQTATVDANAATQCVEELNSNSKSIGKVVGVIQDLAEQTNLLALNATIEAARAGEAGRGFAVVATEVKQLATQTAKATNSIETNVADIQSNIEQVVLSIKGIADGVSEVSTNTTTAAAAVEEQSVLMSGLSSTAQKLLSISH
- a CDS encoding TolC family protein; its protein translation is MDSPRPPIRIASISLCCVLVVCCAAVWGDDLGIDEPLITPRSLYRNNPSRSVDKGAPRPRDHRFTVESGLVKVPRGNAAAVSEPRGAEPLPSVAPKQLARPSESSAAMRVESAPPVVREPQGSHREVAQPAEPAPALPSMGERSPSRGLHESPESSIGRVEALPQISTLYFPVRQRRVAAAALPVSVEDQAGESPAARSVPRSLSLDPTLQLSAPALEPAAPIPLAKDPVLVDPNFDAQRFSITQIIESAKSTSILTDRPAVMLSVNDLLARTLFHSKTVKILRIQPVEDRQVVDQEFGQFDWAAFFENRLLHNNTPVNQLNQAGAGQLLVQGDDLQFQTGMRKQTTTGGQFEVRESIRFLDDNSGRLQPSDQAISALSLVYSQELLRDGGRDVVLSQALVASYQADQSQAESVALISSRLQEVLNQYWTLFENRGNYFVQLALTRWAHETLMQLESRRRIDAQENSIEQARALLLEAKADLVDAEVQVRIAQDKLFRLVNDPALDPEHVEIITTHPPLIGSVLFEPRSELSAALQNRGEIYERIAAISEAAVQHHVSLNQLLPRLTVSLESSLNGIEGQRNMFAAKANSVDTSPTIEANFNLEFFLSNRAARATNRQTQLALRRLQLEYEDTIEQVRLDVSESIRTLNASADVLDLRSRTLQARRTELDYLRLRRDVIPQADASVSLLMEQFFQALSRLVASQQGYLLAVGNQQRALADLQRAKGMLIHSSDVPGDAFVPVPTIPQALKKQLRGKGELRSDIDRSVIQPGVQRRWQHQATLQSPTVLGR